One Vicia villosa cultivar HV-30 ecotype Madison, WI linkage group LG5, Vvil1.0, whole genome shotgun sequence genomic window, GCTCTTGGAGAATCTCGAGCGCTTGCAAGGCGTCGACACATTTGAGGAGAGGAATGAAGAAACCTCGTCGGTATAGTTTGTTCTCGACGAtggtgtacgagcaggctcgtctTTTGATTGCTGAAGCCTCTTTTGCATCGGTTGGGAGTTCGTCCTTCGTGAGAAAATTATACACCAGGGTCATCCAGCAGTTGTCGTCGCCGATGGTGAGCACTGGTAGGGGTTGTGCGCCCTTGTCTATGCTTGGCCTTGATAGGATTTCCTGGATCACTGACTTGTTTCCGCCTTTTTTTCTTGTGCTCGCGAGTTTGGATAAGACGTCGGCTCGTGAGTTGTGTTCTCGGGGGATGTGCTCGACTTCTGCCTTTGtgaattttttcatcttatctttgacgagcgtgaggtactcggcgagcacgtcgtttttggcttggtaatcgctGCTGATatgggatgcgacgagttgggagtcgGTGTAGATTTTAACCTCCCGCGCGCCCACATCCTCGGCGAGCCGTAGGCCCGCTAGGAGAGCttcgtattcggcctggttgttcgacgtgttgaaAGACAGAaccaaggatacttcgatgatgagTCCCTCGTCGTTTTCTAAGATAATGCCGGCCCCGCTCCCCGAGCTGCTTGAGgtgccatctacgtagatggtccacttattctcaGCGGGGGACGGGGAGTTGGCGATTGAGGTCATCTCAGCTACGAAATCTCCCAGTGCCTGAGCCTTCAGTGCCCTCTTGCTTTCGTACTGTACGTCGAACTCGGAAAGTTCGAGGGACCACcttagcattctcccggccatgtctggtcgacCAAGGAGTTGCTTGATAGGCTGATCTGTTCGAACGACGATGGTATAGGCGAGGAAGTAGTATCTCAGCCTTCTGGCTGCTGTCACTAGGGCCagggcgactttctcgatctgctAGTATCGCACCTCGagtccttgtagggctttgctggtgaagTATACGGGTTTCTGCCCGTCATCAATCTCTCGGATCAAGGCCGCGCTGACTGCCTCGTTTGAGACGACCAGGTAGAGATATAATGGCTCGTTATCATCGGGTCGAGAGAGGACAGGTGGTTTGGAGAGTACTTGCTTGAGGTGTGATAGTGCTTgctcgcactcctcggaccattcaaagGTCGCTTCTTTTCGTAATAACTTAAAGAATGGAAGAGCGTGTTGGGCGAATTTTGCGACGAAACGGGATAGTGCCGTGAGCATCCCGTTTaggacttggatggattttttattgttaggagtggggagttccaagaatgctcggcatttatccgggttggcttctattccttgTTCGGTcaaatagaaaccgaggaatttgcctgctcggtcgccgaaggtgcatttttccgggttgaagcgcatcttgcaggatctggcctgctcgaaTACCCGCTCGAGATGGGTGGTGTGatcggagtcttctcgagatttgacgatcatgtcgtccatgtatacctcgagagtatcgccgatctctcctcggaacactttgttcatcatccgttggtacgtggctccggcgtttttgagtccgaagggcattacgttgtagtaatagttgcccgactcggtcatgaacgcTGTGAACTATttgtcgctcctcgccatggggatctggttttaacctgaataagcatccataaaagacaataatttatagccggccgagttgtcgaccagcctatcaatgttaggtaacggataagcatctttggggcatgcccggttaacatcagtgtaatcaacgcacattctccattttccattagattttttaactagtacaacgtttgagagccaagtagaatatttggcctcggaaataaaatttgcctctaagaggtcttttacagctttctcggcagcctctgctttctcgggagactgccggcgcctacgttgaactactgccttcgcggctggatcaatggagagatggtggcaggcgaccttggggtcgagtccgggcatttccgctGCGCTCCAAGCGAACAGGTCGGCGTTAGCTCGAAGGCAAGCCACGAGCTGCTTTCTCGGTAGGTCTGGGATGCCCTTTCCGATCTTCACtgctttgtcggggttgtcgcccagcGGGACAAGCTCGAAATCCCTGTCCGGGACAGGTCGGAAGGGGTGAGCTACCTTTGGTCGCGCCTCTTCGCCTTTCTTCAGCTCTTCTTCTGTAAAGCGTGCGTCAAGGTCGATTGAGCTGACATTGGTCGTCTGATGTTGATCTTCTCGAGGATGGGGGAGCGATCAGTTGCAGCCCTTTCACCGAGGCGTCGAAGATTCTTCTGgcagcttcaatgtcggcgttgatggtggccactcgtcctgtTCTCGTGTAGAATTTCATCTTCAGGTGCACAGTCGAGGGCACGACGGTGAGCTCAGCCAGAGTGGGGCGTCCGATAATGCAGTTGTATAGGgtcttgcagtcgatcaccaagaatctgGTTTTGACTTGTCTGGAGGCttcccttccccgaaggtgactatcagctcgacgtaaccccaagGTTTGGTTGTGGCTCCGTTGAAACCTTGGAGGTCAGAACCCACATAAggagtgaggtgtgagtcgtccagctggagtgtccggaagaggtgagagtacatgatgtcgaccgagctgccttcgtcgACTAGGACTCGTCGGACGTCAAAATTTTCCATTTTGGCCTGGACGAGTAGGGGAATTGTGGCGTTGGGAGCTCTGCCGGGCAATTCTTCCAAGTAGAAAGTGATTGGATCTGATTATCCTCTGAACTTCCGCAGAGTAGGGCCGAGGTCTGCGTTGGCGTTGAACAAttcatcgaactttctcttcacTGAGCTGATGGTGAGAGAACCGGGATCCCCGCCGTTAGAGACGACCATGGCGGTCGGGAATCTTTCCCACTCGCTAAATGCGGTAGTTATTCCGACCGAAGGCATGAAGTCTTCAGGACGGGTGACGGACAGGGCTACTTGCAGAGGCCTGTTATCCGGTGAGTTGCCCTCATCAGAGTTTCGTTGGTCGTCCCTCcgggaaggttcccctttctTTGTGTATTTCGAAAGGCGACCTTCCTTGATCAGTGTCTCAATGGCATCCTTAAGATGAATGCATTCCTCGGTTagatgcccgtgactcttgtggtacttgcagtacttggatATGTCAGTTCCTGGTCTTGCGGGGTTTGACTTCGGGGGGCTGATGTTGGAATTCTTGAAGTCGGTGCTTTTGCATTCGGCCAAGATTTTCTCCCGTGAAGCATTCAGAGGGGTGTAGTCGTTGAAGCGACCAGCTGGTCCTCGGCGCTCTTTGGCGTCGTGGGACCTGTCATCTTTCCTTTTTTCATGTCCCCGTCTTGAACCTGAGTTTTCGTAGTTCGAACTACGAGCGGCATCATTTCCTCACGAGGCTTTCATGGCAGCAGCCTCTCCTTCTTCGAAAGCGATGAAGGCTTGAGCTTTGTggaggagggcgttcatggtGTGCACCTTCTCGATTTTGATGGTCTTCTTGAAGTCACTTCCGGGGAGAAGCCCTCGCTCTAGGAGGTACCTCTTCATGTAATCGGTCGTCTGTACTTGGacggcttctttgttgaacctgcCGAGGTAGTCTCGGAGAGGTTCATTGGTTCCTTGGATTACTGCTTCGAGGTTCGCCTCTGATTTCGATTGTCGACGGGATGCTGTGAAATGGCTCAGAAAGAGctctttgagctcggtccaggagtggatggagttgggaGGAAGGTTCCTGTACCATGTCATCTCTcctttcctgagggtggtcggaaagatgcggcatttgatggatccccggacgacgtgatagtccatgacagcttcgatgctccgaatatggtcaTCGGGATCAATGGTTCCATCGTATTGGTCCAAGATGGGTGATTTTCCCATCCCTCGTGGAAGACGAACTCTTCGGATATTCTCGGACAAGGGACTGCGGAAATCTTCCTCGTCGCTTGGTCCAGGGGAGGTCGAGTGACTGCTTCGCCTGGGCTTAGCCTGTGTTTTGCCCGAATTTTTGCGGATGTCCTTTGGAGGAGAATGCTCGCGGGGTTTCAACACAGCCTTGGAGGGGCCTTGGTGTTCTTGCTCGGGTGAGAGGCTCCTAGCTTTAGTGGTTTCAGGTCTCTGATTTTTCCTGCTCTTTCGtggtggagagcgggaatatgaCCTCTGGTGACGGTTCCTCCTAGGCGGCGAGCGAGAAGAGGACGGGGAGCGTCTGCGATGTCTCATCGGTGGTGAGAGCAAGGAGGAGTAGGAACGCGATCGATAGTGCCTCCGCGGGGGGGAACGATATCGTCGTTTCCTTTCCAGCTCGTGGATGCGGTCACCCTGAAGGCGGATGAGACGGTTGGTCTTCTGCAGTTCTTTGAGTAAGAGGATGGCTGTGGGGTCTGTGTCCTCAGGAATGTTGACCTGCTCCTCTTGGTCGTCTTCATAATGAACCCTACGCCTGTCGGAGGTATGGGTGAACGAGGAGGCAACATGTCCGTCCCTGGCGTCAGTTTCGTTCACGTTCTGGGCCTGCTCTAGTCCATTTTGGGGTTGAGCCTGCtcgtcttccccgttctgaacATGTCCCTCGGGTGAAACTTGTTCGACGTTCTAAACTTGTTGAAGGCTCTGCACCTGCTGGATGTTCTGGATTTGCTGCCTTCTGGGTTATGAGGTCTCATGCCTCGGCCTTCTCTATCCGGCAGAGGTATGACACTGTCCTTCCCGCCGATGATGATTTGTCCCCTCGCGGACGGAATCCTCGATCAGCTGTTGCAGTTGGAAGGGATCAGggtttgggatgttgttgttgttgttgtcagccatgacgattgtgaatggattagctttgatctttgtttgttaaagaagggggagcaagtTTCCcatagacggcgccactgatcgtacctgatcagaagaatcgtcaaggcggcagaatctggcttgaagagcaagatgggggggtacctgcaaggtcctccgatgctaaagtcagtagctatcagagaatgaaggTTTAAAGAGTGAAGAATgtgatacctgaccctctagtgaaagagggtatttatagcccccagcgctgggccaaggtttcctaattgggccaaatccagttggaggcccacgtgctaggaaactgccagaacactcttgtgctagggctgagtcagcaggtgacccaCGTCCTGGATGAGCGTGGCGGAGGATTCGGAGGAGGTTGACCGGATCCTTCGCTGTAGCGTGACGCGCGGTCTTTGTGCTTGGGCAATCCGTAACGGCTACCAAGTAAATGGGCCCAAATgctttgggcctgctcggctagaaggaagagctgggcctgctcggcccagtccagaacacacacacacacacacacatatatatatatatatatatatatatatatatatatatatatatatatatatatatagtatcttgtgtgaaccaaacacatgataggataagtcttatcctgtctgtatcatatcctatccTTATCTTGCTTGATATCCTATTCTTA contains:
- the LOC131605292 gene encoding uncharacterized protein LOC131605292, encoding MTWYRNLPPNSIHSWTELKELFLSHFTASRRQSKSEANLEAVIQGTNEPLRDYLGRFNKEAVQVQTTDYMKRYLLERGLLPGSDFKKTIKIEKVHTMNALLHKAQAFIAFEEGEAAAMKASSHDAKERRGPAGRFNDYTPLNASREKILAECKSTDFKNSNISPPKSNPARPGTDISKYCKYHKSHGHLTEECIHLKDAIETLIKEGRLSKYTKKGEPSRRDDQRNSDEGNSPDNRPLQVALSVTRPEDFMPSVGITTAFSEWERFPTAMVVSNGGDPGSLTISSVKRKFDELFNANADLGPTLRKFRG